DNA from Nicotiana tomentosiformis unplaced genomic scaffold, ASM39032v3 Un00460, whole genome shotgun sequence:
GTACCccgaatatccatccaagaaaTAGAAGTGAGACCGCCCAACTAACCTGTCCAACATTTGTTCAATGAAAGGCAAGGGGAAATGGTCCTTCCGGGTGGCTGTGTTCAATTTCCGATAGTCCAGGAAAATCCGGCACCCCGTGACTGTATGAGTTGCGATCAACTCGTTATTCTCATTTTGTACGACTGTCATTCCTCCTTTTTTCGGAACACACTGAACAGGGCTGACCCAGTTGTTGTTAaagatggggaagatgatacccgcatccagccacttgatcacttccttcttcaccacctctttcaTATTCAGGTTCAGCCGTCGTTGATGCTCtctggaatgtttgtgcccttctTCCAAGAGAATCTTGTGCATACAAAAGGCTGGGCTGATACCCTTTTATCTGCCATGGTCCACCCAATGGCAGTCTTACATTCTAATAACACCTGCAAGAGTTGCTCTACCTACACAGCTAGCaaaccagatgatataataacaggAAAAGTAGAACTATTCCCTAAGAAAGCGTAACTGACGTGAGTTGGAAGTGGTTTCAGGTCCAACTGTGGTGGATCCTCTATTGATGGTTTTCCAGGTGGTGTTGCTCATTCTTCTCAGCGTAGGGGATCGAACTGAGGTTCCCTTTTACAGAACCCTTGACCCTCGAGAGCCATGACCTACTCCACCATCCTTTCACCatccatctcttccaaattcatcaaacaggCTTCTAGCGGATCCTTGAAATTAAGGGTCTCATCCTCCTCTTGCAGTATCACATCCACGGCCTCCACTAGTGAGCAATTTGCAAATTCACTGGGTCTCCTCATGGATTGTTGAACGTTGtatattatttcttcattgttcaacctcattttcaactctccagtctcacaatGAATCAACGCTCTCCCAGTGGCTAAGAACGGCCTTCCTAGAATGATGGGTATCTCTTCATCCAATTGACAGTCAAGAATAACGATGTCTGTAGGGAATACAAACTTCCCCACTTGAACAAGCACATCATCAAGAATTCCTGTCGGTCTTTTGACTGTGcgatcagctaattgcaacaatATTGAGGTCGGTCCAACTCTGCCAATGCCCAGCTTTGTATAGattgccaagggcatcaagtttatactGGGCcccaagtcacacaatgctttagcaaaagcataactccCAATGGTGTATGGGATAGTAAAACTACCTGGATCAGACACTTTTTGAGCCATAGGTCTTGCCACTACCGTGCTGCAAGTCTGCGTTAGAGTTACAGTAGACAGGTCCTGGAAGTCAAATTTTTGCGACATCAAGTCCTTCAGCATTTTTGCATACCCtggcatttccctcaaagcatccatcagtggaatattcaattgaatttgtcaaatcatttccatgaattttttgtattgatcatctttcttttgctttGCCAATCTCTGAGAGAATGGTACAGGAGTCAACCTCTGCCCATTGCTTGGtgtcttttctttgttggaagcttTTTCTACCACCTGTTATAAAAGTTGTTCACCTTCCTTCTCCTTACCCTTGTCAAGTTGTGTTTGTTCAATTATAACCTCGGTGAGCTCTGCTGACTCGTCTGCCATTAGCTGATTTGGGTTTTGTTCCTTTGGGTTAATATTTGTATTTGTAGGCAATGTTCCTTTTGGGCGATTATTTAAGGCCATAGGCAGTTGTCCCAAttgagtttcaatgcctttgattgccgaatcatgtgctgctaacttttcttgcatcttaccatttgtcccaatgagttgttgcagcatgCCCCTGATTTCTGTCATGTTGTTTTCTTgtttttgatgaggtggttggtaggccaactattgctggtgctgctgattatagccctgttgcctttgataaggcacgACTTGGCCTTGTGGTCGTGCGCTTCCTGGATTGGGGTTGTCTTGTGGCTGGTTTGGTCTGTACTACTGGTTTGGTGCTGGTCCCCATTGCTGCCCACCTTGCCTCTGACCTCCGAAATTGTTGACATAATTCATGTCCTCTCTGAAGCCCTGGTTgtcattctctccactccacgagcacaCATATGACTGTTTTATGCAAGGAGTGCACAAACCTCCATTTGTTGTGTCAATAATGTGCACTTGCtttgtacccatctcatcaattttctttgtcagtAAGCTCATCTGGGTCATGACAGTGGCTATGTTCTCTGCATTGGAATTGTTTGGGTCAAGagtattacaccccatgttttcgtacgtggaagtacgccataagtaaattgatataagctcggaaataagatgttacatcccgcatttttttcatacgttaaaatttcgtcgaagtttggaaatttgggataaaatacggtctgagataaaatacctggtatttatggactagtaccatacaaggtaccacatggccatgatactAAATTGTATAATGTAtgttaaaaataagtagtattttaagtaatttgggataattcttaattatgtgggtaattggttaattattggatagtgGGAAATTATCAAATTAATCATAAGATTAGTGACTAAATAATGATGATTGTGGATAAAGCTTGAACTACAAAAAAAACGTGGCAGCCCATTAATCTAACATGGTGACTCTTATATAATACTTGAAAGGTGGAAAACCTTTAATAGATTATGTGACATTACTCATAAAATAAGGGGGCCACGCACACTATAAAAGTTTTCCTACACCAATGTTATATTTCATTTCCTAATATCAAAAGATCAAGAACAAAAGAGTGGCTGATCGAAATGAATCCTTCAAAGAGCAAAATAACTCCCTACATCATTAAATAGAATGGAAAATGTTTGCATTAAGGTGATGACTCCACAGAGAGCTATTTGCAACGTGAATTACAAAGCTTTACAAAGAATTCATGTGAACCTTAACAAAGCTATTGCAACGTGAATTACAAACTCTAAGacatgatgcttatgatggataaatgaaAGGTCTTCaccagatcatgtgtgtactaagacatgtaagccTTTTaaataaggagccttaaggcaggaatatctatccacccctatggtgaaaggcaatgagagattcagaagatagatacaagtttcaaaaaGTAAAAGAATCAACAcaaagaagggtacgaggtacccacaGCTAATggagattatcagtatttacaattcaggtagaGGAATATAAGcatttttgagttaccttcaactataacagatgtatgtacaatcaACCACACCCAtatcatttatgccctatgggggctaacataattagtataagagaaggcaggatgtcaggatctagctggggttagggtaaccaaaaatggtggatggattattaacattagctgacatttccaaaggatattgcaaatgtgcaaATAGATCTCATTGTGAGACATCCagagggtgcactctaaaatagtatagctagatatgaatactacaaagataggcactttAAGCCacgaagggataaatattaccttagtgtagctcccgtccctagtagagaaagaatgttaggcaacccaaagagccagtagatggagcaaggggagctaacagcaaaagaatgtcttgttgaagttttctgaataaagtaatagacataaatgttagcgggaaataataagagagttaatgaagcattatgagtaagatgtgatacatggacgacaacggtagatcaaaaataTGACAGTATTACTGAGTCTATACTGAAGTGAAGGAAAatatgagaggtgacaggccttgagacaaaaaaagagtataggccataaagtcatatcctcatttcgagaaataagttcgtgactccaacgcgactaccaaaagaaaaagttagaccccagagtaataagaaatcagcatggactgatgaacaagataagctAAGCATGGACTAGGGATGGA
Protein-coding regions in this window:
- the LOC138904118 gene encoding uncharacterized protein, translated to MDALREMPGYAKMLKDLMSQKFDFQDLSTVTLTQTCSTVVARPMAQKVSDPGSFTIPYTIGSYAFAKALCDLGPSINLMPLAIYTKLGIGRVGPTSILLQLADRTVKRPTGILDDVLVQVGKFVFPTDIVILDCQLDEEIPIILGRPFLATGRALIHCETGELKMRLNNEEIIYNVQQSMRRPSEFANCSLVEAVDVILQEEDETLNFKDPLEACLMNLEEMDGERMVE